One window of Gemmatimonas sp. UBA7669 genomic DNA carries:
- a CDS encoding Ig-like domain-containing protein, protein MRVTPGIVSTSSRRIGTSLLCAALVFSAGCLDLKPPEACSVTVAPISLTLPVNGSAPIVGTAFNCDGNTIRNKRINYSSSNTAVATVTDAGQVLAIAVGSASISAVADGKSASVQVTVTPEQATTVTVTPNTLTLRTGNTRQLTATARNNQNVIITGRTFRWSSSNTSIASVDQTGFVIALTPGNVVITAETDQTVGQAAIQVTPVPIGSCSLTPTSAKVTTGQNASFTITLRDTAAVPNVIPTQGRPIVWTSDNEVVATVSTTGLVTTRRAGTAQIKASPVEFPAIDCRATVEAVDPRIDRVTIQPRVSNLRLGIPRAFGAILLDSTNTQIPQGRVVVWSTNTPTTISLNQTGIVTPIALGTARLIATSEGVADTLTFTVTRVPVQSVTLSPLQTTIVEGQTAQFQARVTDSTGTEVTDRTIEWLVSDPTRASITQTGRVTALAAGAVTVFAEVEQRVGQANLIITQIPVDTIVAVDSFTVNLGAQSAFAIELRDAQGNVLRNRNVLVTSNFPGVAVGQPNQQSTSVSVAGLSLGTATFTLQAVDANNRNQGKASRVVITVRTPPGTGGGGGGAPPPEH, encoded by the coding sequence ATGCGGGTCACGCCAGGCATTGTGTCGACGTCGTCACGCCGGATTGGCACCTCCCTCCTGTGCGCCGCGCTGGTTTTCAGCGCAGGCTGCCTCGACCTCAAGCCGCCCGAGGCCTGCTCGGTCACGGTTGCGCCCATCAGCCTCACCCTGCCGGTGAACGGGTCGGCGCCCATTGTGGGCACGGCGTTCAACTGCGACGGCAACACGATTCGCAACAAGCGCATCAACTATTCCTCGAGCAACACGGCCGTGGCCACCGTCACGGACGCGGGCCAGGTGCTGGCCATCGCCGTCGGTTCGGCGTCCATCTCGGCCGTCGCTGACGGCAAGAGCGCGTCCGTGCAGGTCACCGTGACGCCGGAGCAGGCCACGACGGTGACGGTCACACCCAACACGCTCACGCTACGCACGGGCAATACGCGCCAGCTCACCGCGACGGCGCGCAACAACCAGAACGTCATCATCACCGGCCGCACGTTCCGCTGGAGCTCAAGCAACACCTCGATTGCGTCGGTGGATCAGACGGGTTTCGTGATCGCGCTGACGCCTGGCAATGTGGTTATCACCGCGGAAACCGATCAGACCGTGGGTCAGGCCGCCATTCAGGTGACGCCGGTACCCATTGGTAGCTGCTCGCTCACGCCGACTTCGGCCAAGGTGACCACCGGCCAGAATGCGTCCTTCACGATCACACTGCGCGACACCGCAGCTGTACCCAACGTCATTCCCACTCAGGGGCGACCGATCGTTTGGACGAGCGACAACGAAGTCGTAGCCACCGTCTCGACGACCGGCTTGGTGACCACGCGTCGTGCGGGGACCGCTCAGATCAAGGCTTCGCCGGTGGAGTTCCCGGCCATCGACTGCCGCGCCACGGTGGAGGCAGTCGATCCAAGAATTGACCGGGTGACCATTCAGCCGCGTGTGAGCAACTTGCGACTGGGCATTCCGCGTGCGTTCGGCGCCATCCTGCTTGATTCGACCAACACGCAGATTCCGCAGGGACGCGTCGTGGTATGGAGCACGAACACGCCCACGACCATCTCGCTCAACCAGACGGGCATCGTGACGCCGATTGCGCTCGGCACGGCACGTCTCATAGCCACGTCGGAAGGTGTAGCCGACACGCTGACCTTCACCGTCACCCGCGTGCCCGTGCAGTCGGTGACGCTCTCGCCATTGCAGACCACCATCGTGGAAGGCCAGACCGCGCAGTTCCAGGCGCGTGTCACCGATTCCACCGGCACCGAAGTCACCGACCGCACCATCGAGTGGCTGGTCAGCGACCCGACCCGCGCGTCCATCACGCAGACGGGCCGCGTGACCGCGCTGGCCGCGGGCGCGGTCACGGTGTTTGCCGAAGTGGAGCAGCGTGTGGGTCAGGCCAACCTGATCATCACGCAAATTCCGGTGGACACCATCGTGGCCGTGGACAGCTTCACGGTGAATCTGGGCGCCCAAAGCGCCTTTGCCATCGAGTTGCGCGACGCGCAGGGCAACGTGTTGCGCAACCGCAATGTGCTGGTGACCAGCAACTTCCCGGGTGTGGCGGTGGGACAGCCCAACCAGCAGTCCACCTCCGTGTCGGTCGCTGGCCTCTCCTTGGGCACCGCCACGTTCACGCTGCAGGCGGTGGACGCCAACAACCGCAATCAGGGCAAGGCCAGCCGCGTGGTCATCACCGTGCGCACCCCACCCGGTACGGGTGGTGGTGGCGGGGGCGCACCGCCTCCGGAACACTGA
- a CDS encoding methyl-accepting chemotaxis protein, with product MFRSLTLKAKILALPVVAALGFLVTLGTTLVLGRRAQSELTTIRTGYSPALEQSRKQLATLETYQRALRDAVGASDTAAITAADALIAEFKAVNDSLAANATTDSATIAKIGADFVGYAETAKASSTGMITGSMEDLMGGMTQVKEKYATLSGEISTQIAQSDTAITTAFASAGKLQSTQFYVTTAVLVVALAALGVLAWGTLTSIIGAMRTLSDAGRDIARGKIDLQVDLQSKDEIGELAEAFRGMLSYIGGVARAADRLATGDLSAKVEVRSEHDVLSRSINGATDTLQGVVGEINSVIDAAKHGDLSKRGNPDNFRGAYAELVSGTNSTLDSVIEPITEAKDVLARVAARDLSARVRGNYVGEHAAIKESLNMALENISEVFASLTQAISQVNSAAREIGDGSQELASGAADQAGAIDQVSNRIKVVDERTKANAADAAEARAAMDKATQTTEQGVERMTALADAVAEIKKSADATAKIVKTIDEIAFQTNLLALNAAVEAARAGDAGKGFAVVADEVRSLAIRASEASRNTATLIEESVAKAETGVQLNESVKRRLEEIRTGVQRATTIMNNIAEGAVEQEKELAEVTTAMSQISGLTQRTAANAEESASAAAELSAQSAEMQELAAQFDLGDRGRPISHSAAAPAVTSAARRAATAPANSRAAKRGVGKPAPARSAAPVRGGQAAAEKSDDVFPVSAAALIPFDEDGDSDDILESF from the coding sequence ATGTTTCGATCACTTACCTTGAAGGCCAAGATCCTGGCCCTCCCCGTCGTGGCCGCGCTCGGCTTCCTCGTGACGCTGGGCACCACTCTGGTTCTCGGTCGGCGGGCTCAATCCGAATTGACCACCATTCGCACGGGCTATTCCCCGGCGTTGGAACAGAGCCGCAAGCAGCTCGCGACGCTCGAGACCTACCAGCGCGCGCTGCGTGATGCCGTGGGTGCCAGCGATACGGCGGCCATCACGGCGGCCGACGCGCTCATTGCCGAGTTCAAGGCGGTGAACGATTCGCTGGCGGCGAACGCCACCACCGACTCGGCCACCATCGCCAAGATCGGCGCGGACTTTGTCGGCTATGCCGAGACGGCCAAGGCATCGAGCACCGGCATGATCACGGGCTCGATGGAAGACCTGATGGGCGGCATGACGCAGGTGAAGGAGAAGTACGCCACACTGTCTGGCGAAATCTCCACGCAGATTGCCCAGTCGGATACGGCCATCACCACGGCCTTCGCCTCGGCGGGCAAGCTGCAGAGCACGCAGTTCTACGTCACCACGGCCGTGCTGGTGGTGGCGCTGGCGGCGCTCGGCGTGCTGGCCTGGGGCACGCTGACCAGCATCATCGGCGCCATGCGCACGCTGTCCGATGCCGGCCGTGACATTGCTCGCGGCAAGATCGATTTGCAGGTGGACCTGCAGTCGAAGGACGAAATCGGCGAGCTGGCCGAGGCCTTCCGCGGCATGCTCTCCTACATCGGTGGGGTGGCGCGTGCGGCCGATCGCCTCGCGACGGGTGACCTGAGCGCCAAGGTGGAAGTGCGCAGCGAGCACGACGTGCTCTCGCGCAGCATCAATGGCGCCACCGACACGCTGCAGGGCGTGGTGGGTGAGATCAACAGCGTGATCGACGCGGCCAAGCATGGTGACCTCTCCAAGCGTGGCAATCCGGACAACTTCCGCGGCGCCTACGCCGAGCTGGTGTCGGGCACGAACTCCACGCTCGACTCGGTCATCGAGCCGATCACCGAAGCCAAGGACGTGCTGGCCCGCGTGGCCGCGCGTGACCTCTCGGCCCGTGTTCGTGGCAACTATGTCGGCGAACACGCCGCCATCAAGGAGTCGCTCAACATGGCCCTCGAGAACATCAGCGAGGTGTTCGCGTCGCTGACGCAGGCCATCAGCCAGGTGAACTCGGCGGCGCGCGAGATCGGCGACGGCAGCCAGGAGCTGGCGAGTGGTGCCGCCGATCAGGCTGGTGCCATCGACCAGGTGTCGAACCGCATCAAGGTGGTGGACGAGCGCACGAAGGCCAACGCGGCTGACGCTGCCGAAGCCCGTGCGGCGATGGACAAGGCCACGCAGACGACCGAGCAGGGTGTGGAGCGCATGACGGCGCTGGCCGATGCGGTGGCCGAGATCAAGAAGTCGGCCGACGCGACGGCGAAGATCGTGAAGACGATCGACGAGATTGCCTTCCAGACGAACCTGCTGGCCCTCAACGCGGCCGTGGAAGCGGCCCGCGCTGGTGATGCAGGCAAGGGCTTCGCGGTGGTGGCTGATGAAGTGCGCAGCCTGGCCATCCGCGCCTCGGAAGCCTCGCGCAACACGGCGACGCTCATCGAGGAGTCGGTGGCGAAGGCCGAGACCGGTGTGCAGCTCAACGAGAGCGTGAAGCGTCGTCTCGAAGAGATCCGCACCGGCGTGCAGCGCGCCACGACGATCATGAACAACATCGCCGAAGGCGCGGTGGAGCAGGAGAAGGAGCTCGCCGAGGTCACGACCGCAATGTCGCAGATCAGTGGGCTCACGCAGCGCACCGCCGCCAACGCCGAGGAATCGGCGAGTGCCGCGGCCGAGCTGTCGGCGCAGTCGGCGGAAATGCAGGAGCTGGCCGCGCAGTTCGACCTGGGTGACCGTGGTCGCCCGATCAGCCACAGCGCGGCCGCTCCGGCGGTCACGTCGGCGGCGCGTCGGGCGGCCACGGCCCCTGCAAACTCCCGTGCCGCCAAGCGCGGTGTGGGCAAGCCGGCTCCGGCGCGCAGCGCTGCCCCGGTCCGCGGTGGTCAGGCCGCCGCTGAGAAGTCCGACGATGTCTTCCCGGTGAGTGCCGCGGCACTCATCCCGTTCGATGAGGACGGGGACTCCGACGACATTCTCGAATCGTTCTGA
- a CDS encoding glycosyltransferase family 39 protein, which produces MTTGLPHSEPTAQAVWRRTVGWILGAALLRGLLSALVPLLPDETYYWDWSRRLEAGYFDHPPGIALLIALGTKVLGPTAAGVRLGPALAALITHVAAAAAAWLLGGRELSGARAALRAAQLIALMPIATAGLVLATPDAALFATATVAVLAVERALANPLRSLRSLAWWTLAGVALGGAFVAKYTAVLLPFGLVVACLLHPALRRRFLDLGPWWASLIALGLFAPVVVWNAFNDWVSFRFQLGHGFNAAARGNPLSRELEMLGAQAGLASPILFGLLALVLWQALRDGWRNRHALAPTDLATRRFALAVVSLTPLAFFAVSAWRRPVEANWPAMIYPAGILLLATSRDARVLGVWWKRGLVFAGVLVTVVALQVATPVLPVPPRRDPIARAFGWDSLAAAVDRARHDPWLEGTVDRWVAANTYQDASELAFHLPDHPRVFSLNMATRTNQYDVWPNAWGRVRPGDGVVLAIEATPKGDSLAAVVGQWFDETKPGGNVSLRRKDGEVTTRRLWLYRIARTFPREKP; this is translated from the coding sequence ATGACCACCGGTCTTCCCCATTCCGAGCCCACGGCGCAGGCGGTCTGGCGCCGAACTGTGGGTTGGATTCTTGGCGCCGCCCTGCTGCGCGGCCTGCTCTCGGCCCTCGTCCCGCTGCTGCCCGACGAGACCTATTACTGGGACTGGTCGCGCCGCCTCGAGGCGGGCTACTTCGACCATCCGCCGGGTATCGCGCTGCTCATTGCGCTGGGCACCAAAGTGCTGGGCCCCACGGCGGCCGGCGTGCGGCTGGGGCCGGCGCTGGCGGCGCTCATCACGCATGTCGCCGCTGCTGCAGCCGCCTGGCTGCTTGGCGGGCGCGAATTGTCGGGTGCCCGCGCGGCGCTGCGGGCGGCGCAGCTCATTGCGCTCATGCCCATCGCGACAGCGGGCCTTGTGCTGGCCACGCCCGACGCAGCGCTCTTTGCCACAGCCACGGTGGCCGTGCTGGCCGTGGAGCGTGCGCTCGCCAATCCCCTGCGTTCGCTGCGCAGCCTGGCATGGTGGACGCTGGCCGGCGTCGCGCTGGGCGGCGCTTTTGTGGCCAAGTACACGGCCGTGCTGCTGCCCTTCGGCCTTGTCGTCGCTTGTCTGCTTCATCCCGCACTGCGTCGACGCTTTCTCGACCTCGGGCCGTGGTGGGCCAGTCTGATTGCGCTCGGATTGTTTGCGCCGGTCGTGGTGTGGAATGCCTTCAACGACTGGGTGTCGTTCCGCTTCCAGCTGGGCCACGGCTTCAACGCGGCGGCGCGTGGCAATCCGCTCTCGCGCGAACTCGAAATGCTTGGCGCACAGGCCGGGCTGGCCTCACCCATTCTCTTTGGACTGCTGGCGCTGGTGCTCTGGCAGGCGCTGCGCGATGGGTGGCGCAATCGCCACGCTCTGGCGCCCACCGACCTGGCCACACGCCGCTTCGCCCTGGCGGTCGTGTCGCTCACGCCGCTCGCCTTCTTTGCCGTGAGTGCCTGGCGACGACCCGTGGAAGCCAATTGGCCAGCCATGATCTATCCCGCCGGCATTCTGCTGCTGGCCACCTCGCGCGATGCGCGGGTGCTGGGTGTCTGGTGGAAGCGCGGCCTCGTGTTTGCCGGCGTGCTGGTGACGGTGGTCGCGCTGCAGGTGGCGACACCCGTCTTGCCGGTGCCGCCGCGCCGCGACCCGATTGCGCGTGCCTTTGGCTGGGACTCGCTCGCCGCCGCGGTCGATCGCGCGCGTCACGATCCCTGGCTCGAGGGCACGGTGGATCGTTGGGTCGCCGCCAACACGTATCAGGACGCGTCGGAACTCGCGTTTCACTTGCCCGATCATCCGCGCGTGTTCTCGCTCAACATGGCCACGCGCACCAATCAGTACGATGTCTGGCCCAACGCCTGGGGACGCGTGCGTCCGGGCGACGGCGTGGTGCTGGCCATTGAGGCCACGCCCAAGGGCGACTCGTTGGCCGCGGTGGTGGGCCAGTGGTTCGACGAGACCAAACCCGGCGGCAACGTGTCGCTGCGCCGAAAGGACGGCGAAGTGACAACACGACGCCTCTGGTTGTATCGCATCGCACGCACGTTCCCGCGCGAAAAGCCCTGA
- a CDS encoding dipeptidase: MTTIPADLAAWCDANDARALDELCAWLRMPSVSARSEHAADCEAAAEFLAEDLARLGFVTVVEGTPGHPIVVGEWRKAGPKAPTLLIYGHYDVQPAEPLELWTSPAFEPTVRDGKLFARGSVDDKGQLHLHIKALEAHIATRGALPCNIIVLAEGEEEVGSVNLEAFLEREKTRLACDAVVISDSTMFAPGIPSILSSLRGMAYLQIDVRGAQGDLHSGMYGGAVVNPAMALARILATMHDDTGRIAIPGFYDDVRAFPDHVRAAMRELPFSDEALMHEVGVSALGGEPGYTTLERLWTRPTCEVNGLLSGYTGEGAKTVLPAVSMAKVSFRLVPDQDPERIAALVQAHVERVAPPGVSVTVTHLHGGRPWRADLQGPIIDAGKAALAAAFGREPVITGEGGSIPVVGDFERILGAPVLLMGFGLPGENAHAPDEWISVENYALGMRAAATLYDEFAKRAAQS; this comes from the coding sequence ATGACCACCATCCCCGCTGATCTCGCTGCGTGGTGCGACGCCAACGACGCGCGCGCTCTCGATGAACTCTGTGCCTGGCTGCGCATGCCGTCGGTGTCCGCGCGCAGCGAACACGCGGCGGACTGTGAAGCGGCGGCCGAATTTCTGGCCGAGGATCTCGCACGCCTTGGCTTCGTCACCGTGGTGGAAGGGACGCCCGGTCATCCCATTGTGGTGGGTGAGTGGCGCAAGGCGGGCCCCAAGGCACCCACGCTGCTCATCTACGGGCACTACGACGTGCAGCCGGCGGAGCCGCTGGAGCTCTGGACCTCGCCCGCGTTCGAGCCCACCGTGCGCGACGGCAAGCTGTTCGCGCGCGGCTCGGTCGACGACAAGGGCCAGCTGCATCTGCACATCAAGGCGCTTGAAGCGCATATCGCGACACGCGGCGCGTTACCATGCAACATCATCGTGCTGGCGGAAGGCGAGGAGGAAGTCGGCAGCGTGAACCTCGAGGCCTTCCTCGAGCGCGAGAAGACGCGTCTGGCCTGCGATGCGGTGGTGATCTCTGACAGCACCATGTTCGCGCCGGGTATCCCGAGCATTCTCTCCAGTCTGCGCGGCATGGCCTATCTGCAGATTGACGTACGCGGCGCGCAGGGCGACCTGCACAGCGGCATGTATGGCGGCGCGGTGGTGAATCCGGCCATGGCGCTCGCGCGCATCCTGGCCACCATGCACGACGACACGGGACGCATCGCGATTCCGGGTTTCTACGACGATGTGCGGGCGTTCCCCGACCACGTGCGCGCGGCCATGCGTGAGCTGCCCTTCAGCGACGAGGCCCTCATGCACGAGGTGGGCGTATCGGCACTTGGTGGTGAGCCGGGCTACACCACGCTCGAACGCCTGTGGACCCGTCCCACCTGTGAAGTGAACGGTCTGCTGAGTGGCTACACCGGCGAAGGCGCCAAGACCGTGCTGCCTGCCGTCAGCATGGCCAAGGTGAGTTTCCGTCTGGTACCCGACCAGGATCCCGAACGCATCGCGGCGCTGGTGCAGGCACACGTGGAACGCGTGGCGCCGCCCGGCGTGTCGGTAACCGTGACGCACCTGCATGGCGGCCGGCCGTGGCGCGCCGACCTGCAGGGGCCCATCATCGACGCCGGCAAGGCCGCACTCGCCGCAGCTTTTGGTCGCGAGCCGGTCATCACGGGCGAAGGCGGCAGCATTCCCGTGGTGGGCGACTTCGAACGCATACTGGGCGCCCCCGTGCTGCTCATGGGCTTTGGCTTGCCGGGCGAGAACGCCCACGCGCCAGACGAGTGGATCAGCGTCGAGAACTATGCGCTCGGCATGCGCGCCGCGGCCACCTTGTACGACGAGTTTGCGAAGCGCGCGGCGCAGTCCTGA
- a CDS encoding substrate-binding domain-containing protein has product MMRKIFTVLAMLALFVVATPAAAQDVKVIVNSANSTADLSGDVVTKLFLKQTTKFPNGTAAQPVDQAKGSSVRAAFSKSVLGRGVAAVESYWQQQIFSGKDVPPPTKASDDEVVAYVKANAGAIGYVSAGASTAGVKVVDVK; this is encoded by the coding sequence ATGATGCGCAAGATTTTTACCGTTCTCGCGATGCTGGCCCTGTTCGTGGTGGCCACGCCGGCCGCGGCCCAGGACGTGAAGGTTATCGTGAACAGCGCCAATTCGACCGCCGATCTTTCGGGCGACGTGGTGACCAAGCTGTTCCTCAAGCAGACCACGAAGTTCCCCAACGGCACGGCCGCTCAGCCGGTCGATCAGGCCAAGGGCAGCAGTGTGCGGGCCGCGTTCTCCAAGAGCGTACTTGGCCGTGGCGTCGCGGCGGTGGAGAGCTACTGGCAGCAGCAGATCTTCTCGGGCAAGGACGTGCCGCCGCCCACCAAGGCCTCGGATGACGAGGTGGTGGCCTATGTGAAGGCCAACGCCGGCGCCATTGGTTATGTGAGCGCCGGTGCGTCGACGGCGGGCGTCAAGGTTGTTGACGTGAAGTAG